A single Mangifera indica cultivar Alphonso chromosome 20, CATAS_Mindica_2.1, whole genome shotgun sequence DNA region contains:
- the LOC123204781 gene encoding serine/threonine-protein phosphatase PP2A catalytic subunit-like yields the protein MPSQADLDRQIEHLMHCKPLSEAEVKTLCEQARAILVEEWNVQPVKCPVTVCGDIHGQFHDLVELFRIGGNAPETNYLFMGDYVDRGYYSVETVSLLVALKVRYRDRITILRGNHESRQITQVYGFYDECLRKYGNANVWKHFTDLFDYLPLTALIESQVFCLHGGLSPSLDTLDNIRALDRIQEVPHEGPMCDLLWSDPDDRCGWGISPRGAGYTFGQDIAAQFNHTNGLTLISRAHQLVMEGYNWCQEENVVTVFSAPNYCYRCGNMAAILEIGENMELNFLQFDPAPRQIEPDTTRRTPDYFL from the exons ATGCCATCGCAGGCCGATCTGGACCGTCAGATTGAGCACCTTATGCACTGCAAGCCTTTATCAGAAGCAGAGGTGAAGACCTTATGCGAGCAAGCGAGAGCAATTCTGGTGGAGGAATGGAACGTGCAGCCCGTTAAGTGTCCAGTCACCGTATGCGGCGATATTCACGGACAGTTCCACGATCTTGTTGAACTTTTTCGCATCGGTGGCAACGCTCCCGAAACCAATTATCTCTTCATGGGCGATTATGTGG ATCGTGGATACTACTCAGTAGAGACTGTCAGCCTTTTAGTTGCTCTGAAAGTTCGTTATAGAGATAGAATAACAATTTTGAGAGGAAATCACGAGAGTCGTCAGATAACTCAAGT ATATGGATTTTATGATGAATGCTTGAGAAAATATGGAAATGCTAATGTCTGGAAGCATTTCACTGACCTTTTCGATTATTTGCCACTTACAGCTCTAATTGAGAGTCAG GTTTTCTGCTTGCATGGTGGACTTTCACCATCTTTGGATACATTAGATAATATCCGTGCTCTGGACCGTATACAGGAG GTTCCTCACGAGGGCCCAATGTGTGATCTTTTGTGGTCTGATCCAGATGACCGGTGTGGATGGGGAATATCTCCCCGTGGTGCTGGATACACCTTTGGACAGGACATTGCTGCACAGTTCAACCACACTAATGGGCTCACTCTTATATCTAGAGCTCACCAGCTTGTTATGGAAGGATACAACTGGTGCCAG GAGGAGAATGTGGTGACAGTGTTCAGTGCACCAAATTACTGCTACCGTTGCGGAAATATGGCTGCAATTCTTGAAATTGGGGAGAATATGGAGCTGAACTTTCTTCAATTTGACCCTGCTCCTCGCCAGATTGAACCAGATACCACACGCAGGACCCCAGACTATTTTTTGTGA